The Bacteroidia bacterium genomic interval TTGATCTTCATCTTCCAAAACCTGAGTCTCGGCAATCGAATTACATTGGGAAAGTCGATAATGATGGAATGCGGTACTTGCGGAGCTAATGAATATACCTGCCCAAAGACAGATCCGTAACCATTTAACACGTGTGTGCATATATTCAAGAAAGCTTAATCCTTTATATAAAGGATTAAGCTTTCTCTTAATTCCATAAAAAACATTATAATTTTTTATCTGCCCTGTTTTTGGCAATGATCTTATCCAGTTTTTCCTGCTTTACCGACTTGCTTTGAAAGGGAATGTCAAATTCTTCCGTAACAAAGTCATCTGGAATGATTGCATCTATTTTGGTAAAGAGGGCTTGTTTCTTTTTTAGGTAAACATTGTATTTACCGATATACTCCTCACAACAGTAAAAGACAAACTCCGTACAGGACATATTGTGATATTCGGAGAAATCAAATTTAAAGTCGTAGCCTTCTCCCAGACTTGCTAATGCCTTGGTAAAAATAGCGGGATTGTCTTTGGATAAATCGAGATCAGGTTCTGTTCTTTTATTTCGCCTGACAACAAGCAGGAAGTCACAGCGACAGAAATTGATAACATCCTCCATAAAGACTCCTTCTGCCATAGAATGTATGACCATCTGTTCCCCTTCACGGTAAAACTCTTTTCCTTTTTCCGTCAAATGAAGATTGATATCCTTTACTTCTCCCAGATACAAACCTGCATGAGAGAAATAACCGGGAATGAAATAGCCATCCAGATAATTTTTATAGCCACGGATCAGGATATCACCCGGCTCAAGCATACCAATCAATCTCCTGATATCATCTCCCTTTACCTGATAGGAACCGGGATCATAGAGAAGAAATAATGGATATGGAAAGACTTTGAGGTCTCCAAAGAATTTGAGAAATCCATTTCTAATACTTCCAAGAATGCTAGGCATAGTGTAGGGTGTTTCTGTTATGTTCTATTTTCAATATCCGAATAATTCAAATCTCAGCAAAACCTTTACCGCTCTTTCAATTTTATCCTTGAAATTTGAAAGAGGTGATTTCGGTTCTAATTCCGCTTTTTCAGGAAAAAGGGGAAAAAATTCTAGCCGAAACAAAAACCATCTCCTGTTAAGGCTTAAAGTCCATGTACCCTAATTTCGATACTTATCAAACCAGGCTACAATGTGATCAATTTTGGTAATTAATTGACTAGGTCGATTGGCAATGAAATGGAAAGCACCCGGAACTTCAACCAATGCTGTTTCGATTTTTCTAATCTTGAGGGCATGGTATAATTGCTTGGCCTCTGAGAGGGGCGTTCGCAAATCCGAAGTACCCACCATCACCATGGTTGGTGTTTCCACATTGCCGACCAAAGAAATCGGACTAAACTTCATATAGATCTCAGGATTTTCCCAGGGCTGACCGGGATAGCGACTATTGGCATATCCATAGTAATTATCCGCTGTCAGGGTTTTACTGATCCAGTTCATAACAGGCTTGATAACTGCCGAGGCTTTGAAGCGGTTGTTTTTACCTATGATCCAGGCTGTCATAATACCTCCTGCGCTACCTCCGGTAACAAAGAGATTGTCTTCATCTATATAGCCTGTTTTAACCATAGCATCTACCCCACTCATTACATCATCGTAATCATTGCCGGGATAGTTATGATAAAGCAGGTTTCCAAATTCTTCACCATAGCTGGTACTTCCTCGAGGATTGGGATAAAAAACCACATATCCGGCACTGGCATACAATTGCATTTCCGGCGAGAAGCGATCTCCATAGTTCGCTATTGGACCTCCATGATTTTCAACTATCAAAGGATATTTTTTATTAGGATCGAATTGAGGAGGTTTTACTATCCATCCCTGTACATCTCTTTCATCAAAAGAAGATTTCCACCAGATTTCCTCCACCTGTCCCAATTCTCTATAGGGCAAAATATCTGCATTCAAATCACTCAACATCTTGCCTTCCCCTTTTCCTCTTTCTGTCAGGGCCAATTCTGAGGGATGGTAAGGAGTAGTATGAGTAAAGGCAATTTCACCTTCTTTGGATACACTAAATGATCCTCCTCCATAAGGACGGGCAACACCAGTACCTCCTACATTGGAAGTAACGTCTTCTACTTTTCCGGATAAACTGGTGTAGGCGATTTTGGTATTCCCTTTATCATCGTACTGGAAATAGATCCCTTTTCCATCACTGGACCAGCTCGGATTTTGAATACTTCTGTCTAAGCCAGTCTTGACTTCCTTCTTTTTGGAGCCGTCTGTATTCATCACATATAGCCTGCTGATCTGATAAGTTTGAACTTTATCATCAAAGCCTGTATAGGCAATCATTTTTCCATTTGGGGAAACAGTGGGACTTCTATCCGGTCCTTTTCGATCTGTCAAGGCAACAGCGACTCCTGTATTCACATCCATTCTATATATCTCAGAATTTCTGAAGTCATAGGCCCAATCTTCGGCAAGGTTAGCCGCAAAGAACATAGATCTTCCATCAGCTGACCATTTAGGCGCTCCATAGTTCCTATTTCCCATACTGATTTGGCGGGCTGTTCCTCCTTCGGCTGAAACCACAAATATATGCCGATACCCAGGCTCCATAAATCCAGCACCATCTGCTTCATGCTTCAGGCGGGTAGTTACACGGGGCGGATTGGCCCATTTAGCTCCCTTGGGTTTCTTGGGAGGTCGTACCATGGTCGGATTGGCTTCTGGCACATGCATAAGGAAAGCCAGATGCTTCCCATCCGGCGACCAGCTCATAGAGCGAGGAGAACGATCCAGCTGAGTTAAGCGAGCAATCTTGGCTGTTTCCACCCAATAAATATAAATCTCACTTCCCTGGCCCGCCGAACTTACAAAAGCGATCCTGCTACCGTCCGGAGACCAGGAAGGGTTGGACTCACGTACATCCTGACTGCTCAATTTTACATGATTGCTTCCATCGCTATCCATCAGCCATAAACGACTGATGCGACGGTCTGTCATAATGTCCATGCTTCTTCTCTCATAGACGATTTTTGAACCATCAGGAGAAATTTTGGGTTGAGTTACCCATTCCAGTTCGAATACATCCATACGACTAAAGGCAGGCTTATTCTGGGCATATCCCAATTGAAGGAATAGGGTACTCAGTAATAGCAGAAGTAGGTTCTTTTTCATCTTATTCATTGAGTTAATTTGGGGATAGAAATACCTGAGAATGCTTTTATCTACAATTCACTACAGCTCTTCTACAATTCACTACATTCAATTTTTGAAGCAATCCCGACTGATTCATATTTGTATCAGAAAATCTAAAATAACTGTTATGAGTCTTTCACACAAAATGAAGCTATTCTTTTTCAGAACCGGAATTTTGCTCCTGTTTTTGTTCCCGTTCCTGACATACGCCCAAACTTCCATCAGAACCTCCAGTTGGGAGAAAAATGGAAAGAAGACAATCAAATTAAAAAATGGTACCACCGAATATGACATAGAGTATGAGGGGGATATCAGTGTAAATGATAGCGATACAGATATCACCGCTATTTCCAAAGGGGGATTTATCAAAATCAGCAAATCATCTTTTGGCAGTAAAAGAAGGGTAGAGATTTCTCCTGATGGAAATGGTCGCCTGGTGAAGAAATACTTTGTTGGAAGCTCAAAACAGGAATTTGAACCTGAAGGCAGAAAATGGCTGGCAGAGGTACTTCCTGATATTGTCCGTTCAACAACCATAGCTGCAAAGCAAAGAGTAGACAGGTTTTACAAAAAGGGGGGAACCTCAGGAGTCCTCACCGGAATAAAAGACCTAAATAGTGACTATGTAAAGGCAGCTTATTTCAGCTTGCTTATGGAGAAGAATCCCGCTTCTTCTGATATGCCACAAATCGCAAGAGTCGCCGGAGAAGAGATTGATTCAGATCACTACCTGGCACAGGTTTTAAGCAAAGGACAAGACGGATTTCTATCCAGCAGCCAGGGTACAGAAGCCTTCATATCAGCAAGTAATCAACTAGAGTCTGACCATTATCAGGCACAGGTCCTCATGAAGGTTGTGAAGAATGGAAAAGTAAACGATAGCCAATTGAGTAAGATGTTGACTGCTGCTAAAGGTCTCGATTCAGATCACTACATGGCTCAAGTTCTGGGTGGAATGATTTCCGAAAGAAATTTAGACAATAGCAATCTCTCCTCTTTAGTAAAACTTACTGAAAGCATTCAATCAGATCATTATCGCGCTCAGGTTTTGGGGATGGCAATGAATGAAGGAGATTTATCTGAAGAGGCATTAAACACAGTACTCAATAGTATAGCCGAAATGGGATCTGACCATTATATCGTTCAGGTTTTTATGAAAATGTCCGAAGCAGATTTGAAAGGGAAAGATATGGGCATGCTTACCAATATCATCACGGAGAAAATGGGATCAGACCATTACCGACTCCAAAGTTTAAACCGCCTGATTAAGGTAAGTGATTTAAATGCTTCAGATTACAACCATTTACTCAAGGCCGCTGCCAGCATGGGATCTGACCACTACCTGAAAGATTTCCTCATTCAGCTAAGTAATGTAAAAAGACCTTCTGAAAGTCAGTTAGTAAAGATATTGGAGTTGGCGGGCGAAAGAATAGGTTCAGATCATTACCTGACAGATATTTTGGTAAGGCTGGCTGGAAATGTAAACAGCTCTGGAAACAGTGCGAAAGAAGCTTATAAGGCAGCAGCCAAGAGCATCAGCTCAGAACACCATTACGGACGCGCCATGAAAGCACTCAAAGACTAAACAATGACGTACCTGGTTCAGGTCGAATTTTCGGAAGGCCTCATACAGACGCGATTGAGGTAACATGGAATTCGACCACCTTCTTTCCAGGCTTTATTTTCCCCTCAGGTCTTAAAATCGTACCTTAAGATCTGAGGGAAAAATTTCTTTTCACACCTATGCGAAAACAGCTCCTCCATATTCTGATTGGAATTTCTAGCGGACTTCTCACCTTCTTTTACTTAAACTTCGGGGGAGACTTTCTAAATGGAAGGCCAGAACTAAGAGATCTTTTATTTGTCTCACTATTAGGAGTCATTATTATGCAGACCATTTATGGAATCAGAAGCTTGCTGGATTCCTATATTTCCTGGCAGGAAAGACCGGGCTTGAGGTTACTATCCGGAATATTTCTCAATTTCATAAGTAGCATCTCCCTGATCAAAATTGGGATGGGCTTATATGCTAGCTTTCGCCCGGAATTACTTCCCTTTCAAGAGACCTCCCATCCCGTATTTATCAAACTCATTATCCTCTCTTTTAGCTGGGTCCTAATGGGTTCCATCCTCTATTTTGCCTTTCATTCCTATTATCTCTATTCACAAGGACAGCTAAATGAGGTGAAACGCTCCCGTAAACAGATTGATTTACAATTGCGTGCACTTAAGGATCAACTGAGTCCCCACTATCTTTTCAATAACCTCAACACCATTTCATCGCTCATATATAAGGACAAAAATCTGGCGGAAGCTTATATCCGAAAATTGGCAGGCTCTTATCAATATACCCTTGAAACTTATGACAAAACCCTGGTAAGTCTACAAGAGGAAATGAAATTTGTAAAGGCCTATGATTATATGTTAAAAACCCGATTTCAGGATCAGATAGAAATCGCATATTCAATCCCACAAGCACAAATGGAAAGCAAAGTCCCACCCCTTTCTATACAGATGCTTGTTGAAAATGCTGCCAAACATAATCAACTCAGCAAAGAGGCTCCTCTCAAGATCGAAATTGGAGCTGATAGCAAATACTTATGGGTAAAGAATAATAAAACCAAAAGTCCATCCGGAATTCAATCTTTCAAAATTGGGCTCAGCAATATTAATTCCCGTTTTAAACTACTCTCAGCAAAGGAAATCATTGTAGAAAACAAAGATGATTTCCTCGTAAAACTCCCAATAATTGCATGAAAAAGGTTTTCCTCCATAATGCCCTTTTCAGAATTCTGAGTCCCTGCTTTAGCGGAGCTATGGCCTATGTGCTCATCTTATTGTTCAACAACAATGTTGAGCAAATATTTGAACAGTTTTTGGGAATCGAATTGGTGTTATGCATTCTTCTTGCATATGGAGTACAGGAGATCAGCCGAGCTGTAATTTTGCTTTCAGATCGACTTACATTTTTCCGAAAAGAAAGATGGAGAGTTCTATTTCAGTTAGCCTTATCCAGCCTCTTTGTCCTATTGCTGGTAAGTAGTATCATTTATTACTTCTTTCTCAATTTCTCTGGCTACAGTCCTAATATGCGGGAACTCCTGATGTTTAACTCCATTTACCTCGTATTGGTCTTGATGTACCTTTCTTTATATACGAGCCATCATTTATTGTATAAAGAGAATAGTCGGAAACTGGAACAGGAAATTGGCTTAAAGGAAAACCTGGATTTGGATTTTCAAAAGTTCAGGCAAGAGATCAATCCTCAATTACTATTCGAGAGTTTTGAAGCTTTGATTGTATTGATGCACAAGGAAGAAGTTAAAGCGGAAGACTTCCTGGACTATCTGGCTTCTCTTTATCGTTATATTTTGGCTGCGGAAAAAAAGGAATTGGTTCCATTTCGGGAAGAAAGCCATGCATTGGAATCTTTCTTCAAACTCTTTGAGCATTTACCTCACAGAAAAATAAAGTTTATCCAAAAAACAGATATCCACTCTTTATTAATTCCCGGTACCTTGATCCACACCCTGGAAAAAATTATTCGTTCAAGTATCAGTTCAGATGATTTTCAATTAGAGATAGAATTGGCAGAAACCGAAGAAGGGGTTTGCCTGACTTATCAAAAAATGGAGAAACTCAATGAGACTCTGGAGGCCTCTGATCTTTTAGCAATAAATGAGTCCTATCAAATATATAGCGAATCAGGTATTCGCCTTACTGAAGAAGAAGGATACAAACGCATTTGCTTCCCCTTGCTTATTCCAGTAAATCCCAGCCAGGAAAGTTCCCCCCATGAATCCCTAATTTCCCCCGAATCATGAACATACTGATTATAGAAGACGAAACTCCTGCTGCTGAAAAACTGGAACGCTACCTCCTTAAGCACGATCCTAAAATAGAAATCAAAGCTTGTATCACTTCTATTAGTGAATCTGTAAACTACCTCCGGGAAAAGCAGGAAGAACTTGATCTTATTTTCATGGATATCCAACTATCAGATGGATTGAGTTTCGAGATTTTCTCTCAGCTTCAAATTAGAACTCCTGTGATATTTACCACTGCCTTTGATGAATATGCCATCGATGCATTCAAGGTGAATGGAGTTGACTATTTGCTCAAGCCTATCAGGTTTACAGATCTTTCAAATTCCTTAAAAAAGCTGGATTTATTGAGAGAGCAATTGATTGGCAACAGGGAGGTAAAGCAATTGAGTCAGGGCTTTAAAAAGAAATCCTACAAGGAACGATTCATGGTCAAGATTGGCGCTCATATCAATACCATAGCTGTACAAGATGTACTTTTCTTTCGGGCAGATGGACGAACCGCTTATCTCTACACCAAAGAAGGAAAACGCTATATCATAGACTACAAACTCGAAGATCTAATGGAGATCTTAAATCCTGGTAATTTTTATCGGGTAAATCGCAGTTTTATTATCCAAATACATGCGATTCAGGATGTTCTTGTCTACTCAAATTCTCGACTAAAAATCATCCCTCCTATCAAACTGGATAAAGAGATCATAGTGAGTAGAGAAAAAGTTACTGACTTCAAGACCTGGCTCAAAGGCAACTAATAAAATGACAGTTTCCCATTTTTTAGTTATTTTGTATAAACATTTAGTTTATTTTCTTCGGAGAAATATTTGCATTTTGCACAAAGATAATTTTTGGGGCTTTTTAGCTATCTATTTATATTTTTTATACAACCATTCAAGATAAAGCACTGATAATCAACACAAAAAATACTAAGATTATAGTACATTTTAGTTGGTAAATTGTTATAATTCGGAAAATTCTTATAGTATTTATATCCCAAATCAAATCAATTAGCATTATGCCATCCGGTACAGTTAAATTTTTTAACCGAAGAAAGGGTTTCGGGTTCATTATTCCTGATGATGGAAGTAGAGATGTATTTGTGCATTATTCTGCTTCAGAGGAACAGTTGAATGAGGGCGACAAAGTGAATTACGAGCTCGAAGAAACCGACAAAGGCCTGAACGCAATAAACGTAACTTTCCAGGAATAAGCATTCCATGGAACAACAGGGAAAACAGGTCCGGAATTTTATTCCGGACCCTTTTTTTTATCCTATCTTTTCTTCTTCCTGATCTTTTTCTTCTTCCTCTTTTTCGACCATTTCCACATGGTTTTCTTCTGGCAATTGTTGCCGATGTTGGCTTTGAAAGGGAGCGGCTCCTGTAAGTCCAATTCCCGTACAAGCCAGCATAATAAGCAGGACGTATGCAATGATCTTGAGAATCCTCTTTATTTTTTTAAACATATCAGTAATACCTTAAACTTCTGCCAAAGCAGAAATGAGAAATTAAGCCCACAGATGGGCGAAACTTTAGGAAATACTGATAAAGGGAATTTCCTCCGAGCTATAGAGGATAAGGGGAAAGTTTCCTGTCTTAAGTTTACAGGAATTGAGAAAGTCTGAGATATAATTCTGCCTTTCCAGCTCAATCAAAGCCAGGCTTTGCTGGATCATTAGAGATCGCAGAAAATCTGTCCTAAGTGTTGGCCATGCGGCTGAGGCTGGATGAATATTGGGAGAAGATTTATCAACTTTTGTTAACTGTTCTTCTTGCTCAGCTTCCTGAGCCTGGGCTACCCATTCTATATAGGCAATCTCAGCATGCGAAAGCGGAGCTTCTGCCAGGCTTCCATTAAGATTGAATGAAGCGAGAAACAGAAATACAAGCAATAGGTACTCCGGGAGCACCCTCAATCTGCCAATTTTTCTGAATTTCTTCATATAAATATATATACGCTTCCCTAGCTCCAGGGATTCAATAAATCTTAATCTCCCTAATCAATAAAAACTTTTATTCGCTCTCAGGCAACTGATTCGCCATAAAATCCATTATATAGTTGACACACTAATTCGCTAAAACCAAAAATACACGTCTCCCTAAAACAAATCTTTCTTAAACCTTATTGTTCTCAATCTCATTCCTGAATAATACTTCAGGGAATGCCAAGATTTTTTTTCAAGCCTATTCTTAAAGAAGAATCAAGGATGGGAAATCTATGCCCAAAAAGTACTGTCAATCACGATAAAATTAAATAAACCACCTTAATCTAATCTAACATTATGAAGTTTCACATCTATTCTATCCTCTGCCTACTCCTATTTTCAATTAGCTCGTGCGAAGAGGATGCTCTTCCTGTTTTACAATCAACAAATTTGGTATCCAGCATAAAAGTTATAGACTATAACAATGATGGGAATGCAGCTGATCTGATCCTCCTTTTTAGCGTTGATAATCCGACAGAAGCGGATCAGGTTCAAATATTTTTAAGTAAAAGTCCAGACCTTTCTACTATAGATAGAGCGTTTGTCGATAATATTCCTGCAACTAGTCTTATGAGTGTAGATTTATCTGGAACGGAGTATGATATTAGTCTTTCTGCAAATTTGACGGATATAGACGGAAATGCCATAGAAACCGATACAGAATACCTGCTGGGTTTCCTTGTTGTAGCAAATGGGGAAAAACTGCTTAATCAGGAATTTGCCCAGACAAGTTTAATCAACCAACATTTTCTAAATGGTGATTATCAGGGAACCTGGAGAGACCAACTCTATTCAGAATTTGTGGTAAGTGCAAAAATCCGTTTGAGCTTATCAGGCGGAAGAGCAGGAGGTGAATTTTTCTATCGAGCCAATTTTGAATCTTGCTGTGAAGGAACAAATGACGGAAGTATTTCTTTCACCTTAAAAGACGATGGCAGTCTGGAAAACTTCAGGTATTTACAGGAAGTTGTCAACTTCAATGGAGGCCCCTGCGATGGGACCTATACAGGAGAAGGCAGCATCAAAGATTATACTACCCTGGTTTTCGATTTCACAGGAGAAGACTGTGAAGGCCCTCATGGAGAAGGACAACTCATCCTAAAAAAGGAATAATTTCCGATTCGGTTTCTCCTGAATCAAAAGTCCTCTTACGGGAATTCAGGGGGAAGTGGATGTCAAAACAAACAGAGGCCGAGAAACAAGCTAAATATTCAAGCCTGGATCTCTGCCTCTGTTCTATATATTAAGCTTCAACAAGCTATTATTTAGTCTTCAGAATTTCTGTCATAGGGAATAATATTATCCCATTCATCTGCAGCCGAACGAGCCACAAATGCAACAACTTCTTCTGTATCGCTTAGATTGAAGACCTCATGAGGCACTCCGGGAGCTATGTAGATAAAATCTCCGGCTTCATTGTCAAGAATCTTTTTGAGCCCTTTCCCAAACTCATGCCGAACTTTTCCTTTCAGAATATAGAGGATAAGTTCAAATCCATCATGAATATGCGCCGCTGCAACTCCACCAGGAGGTATGGTCGCAATATTGGCAGATAACTTAGTGGTTCCTACATTTTTGGCCGACATCCCTTGCTTATAGTGGATGCCATTCCAATTTCTCCTATTCCCACCTCCGCGTATCGTAAGAATACCGCCATGATCCTCCACGGCACTGGAATCAACTTGATCTCGTGGGTCTTTCATCTTATTTCTTATTCAATGAGTCCTAGTTTTTTTGCTCTTTCTTCCCATTTTTTACGGGCAAAGGATTGAAGATCCGAAACGGAATCCGTTTCATCCATGATCTCTAGTCCAAATAAGGTTTCTATAACATCCTCCAAAGTCACAAGACCTGTAATAGCCCCATACTCATCAGCTACAACTGCCATATGGCCACGCTGATCATTCAGGACTTCAAATACCTGCCTAAGCGTCTGTTTTTTGGACAACACAGGAATTTCTCTTTTAATTGATGACAATTTTTCCTTCCCGCTTCCTTCCAGCATTCCCTCCAACATATCACTTTTAAGAATGAAACCCGTCACAACATCTTTGCTATCCTTATATAAAGGTATGCGAGAGAAAACCAGATTTTTCTGAGTTTTATAAAATTCTTCCAGACTCGTGTTTTCTTCAGCCATGATCATAACTGGACGAGGAGTCATGACATCTTCTGCAGTCAGGCGATCATACTCTAACACATTTCGAATCAACTCCACATCCCCTTCGGTGATTTCCCCGCTTTCATTTACCACCTCTGCCATAGCTGCGAAATCCTGCTTGCTAAATACACTTTTGGATTTGTCCTTCTTAAGCAGTTTGGTGATTTGGTTACTCAGCCATACAAAGGGCTTCAAAATGAGCAAAAGGAAATTTAAGCTTCTAGCGGTAAAAGGTGCCCATTCTTTCCATCTATTTGCCCCTAAAGTTTTAGGAATAATCTCAGACAAAAATAAGATAGCCAGCGTCATCACAGTTGCAATGATAGACTCCATCGGAATTTGGAATCCAAATATATCCAATCCGCCATCTCCAAAAACAGCTCCAGCCTGCGCTCCTACCCCAATTGCACCTACTGTATGAGCAATTGTATTTAGCGTTAAAATAGCTGAAAGAGGTTTGTCTATATCTTTCTTCAGATTTGCAATTAAATTTCCTACAGCAGGAGCTTCATTTTGCTTCCTTTTTATGTAAGATGGAGTAATTGATAAAAGAACCGCTTCCCAAACGGAACACAGAAAAGAGAATATAATTGAAAGGGCAAAAAAGCCCAAAAGTAAGCCCATGGTATTCTTATTTTATGATTGCTTGTGCTTCTATTTTCAACAAAGATGTAAAAAATATTCTAAACCCATTTTCCCCTCTGCAAACGAGATCGCTGAATCTATAAAAGGGAGGTATTTTAGTACTAATTCCTCAGAAAAATATATAGATCTTATTTAAGATTTTTTGATCTACATCTGCCTATGAAGTATGTGCGATGCTTACTTCTTCTAATATCTGTTTGTTGTAGCCTAAATCTGCAAGCACAAAAGAAGGAGGTAATCACTTTTGGGAAATTCTTCGCTAAGAAAGCCGGAGGAGCAGTCTTTTTAAAAGGGGTGGTAAAAGACCCTGAAAGTGGTAAGCCAATAGAAGGTGCCAGTGTCAGGATAGATAGCCTGAGTATGGGCACAAAAACAGATACAAAAGGTGCCTACGGTCTGATAATGCCCATAGGAGAATATACCGTAGAGGTCAGTCATCCGGAAATGAAAAGTATCCAACAGCGAATCATCATCTATGATGATGGGATTTTGGATTTCGGACTGGATTCACGGGCCTATAGTTTGCGTGAAGTAGTGATAGAATCCACCATAGACAATGAAAATGTCAGTGGGACAGCAGCAGGGGTTAATAGGTTACAGATCAAGGAAATCAAATCTTTGCCAGCCTTTCTGGGAGAAGTGGATGTGATTAAAAGTCTTTTACTCCTGCCGGGAGTAAGTACGGTAGGAGAAGGTTCCTCGGGTTTCAATGTAAGAGGAGGAAGAATTGATCAGAACCTGGTTCAATTTGAAGGAGCAACCTTATTCAATCCTTCTCATGCCTTGGGTTTCTTTTCGGCTTTCAATGCAGATGTTGTCGAAAACTTTACCCTCTATAAAGGAAGCGTTCCAGCACAATTTGGAGGAAGAGCTTCTTCCGTTCTTGATATCAAAGCTCGTCCAGGCAACTATGATAAATTT includes:
- a CDS encoding cupin domain-containing protein; translation: MKDPRDQVDSSAVEDHGGILTIRGGGNRRNWNGIHYKQGMSAKNVGTTKLSANIATIPPGGVAAAHIHDGFELILYILKGKVRHEFGKGLKKILDNEAGDFIYIAPGVPHEVFNLSDTEEVVAFVARSAADEWDNIIPYDRNSED
- a CDS encoding LytTR family DNA-binding domain-containing protein, encoding MNILIIEDETPAAEKLERYLLKHDPKIEIKACITSISESVNYLREKQEELDLIFMDIQLSDGLSFEIFSQLQIRTPVIFTTAFDEYAIDAFKVNGVDYLLKPIRFTDLSNSLKKLDLLREQLIGNREVKQLSQGFKKKSYKERFMVKIGAHINTIAVQDVLFFRADGRTAYLYTKEGKRYIIDYKLEDLMEILNPGNFYRVNRSFIIQIHAIQDVLVYSNSRLKIIPPIKLDKEIIVSREKVTDFKTWLKGN
- a CDS encoding cold shock domain-containing protein, which encodes MPSGTVKFFNRRKGFGFIIPDDGSRDVFVHYSASEEQLNEGDKVNYELEETDKGLNAINVTFQE
- a CDS encoding CNNM domain-containing protein encodes the protein MGLLLGFFALSIIFSFLCSVWEAVLLSITPSYIKRKQNEAPAVGNLIANLKKDIDKPLSAILTLNTIAHTVGAIGVGAQAGAVFGDGGLDIFGFQIPMESIIATVMTLAILFLSEIIPKTLGANRWKEWAPFTARSLNFLLLILKPFVWLSNQITKLLKKDKSKSVFSKQDFAAMAEVVNESGEITEGDVELIRNVLEYDRLTAEDVMTPRPVMIMAEENTSLEEFYKTQKNLVFSRIPLYKDSKDVVTGFILKSDMLEGMLEGSGKEKLSSIKREIPVLSKKQTLRQVFEVLNDQRGHMAVVADEYGAITGLVTLEDVIETLFGLEIMDETDSVSDLQSFARKKWEERAKKLGLIE
- a CDS encoding YiiX/YebB-like N1pC/P60 family cysteine hydrolase; this encodes MPSILGSIRNGFLKFFGDLKVFPYPLFLLYDPGSYQVKGDDIRRLIGMLEPGDILIRGYKNYLDGYFIPGYFSHAGLYLGEVKDINLHLTEKGKEFYREGEQMVIHSMAEGVFMEDVINFCRCDFLLVVRRNKRTEPDLDLSKDNPAIFTKALASLGEGYDFKFDFSEYHNMSCTEFVFYCCEEYIGKYNVYLKKKQALFTKIDAIIPDDFVTEEFDIPFQSKSVKQEKLDKIIAKNRADKKL
- a CDS encoding S9 family peptidase is translated as MKKNLLLLLLSTLFLQLGYAQNKPAFSRMDVFELEWVTQPKISPDGSKIVYERRSMDIMTDRRISRLWLMDSDGSNHVKLSSQDVRESNPSWSPDGSRIAFVSSAGQGSEIYIYWVETAKIARLTQLDRSPRSMSWSPDGKHLAFLMHVPEANPTMVRPPKKPKGAKWANPPRVTTRLKHEADGAGFMEPGYRHIFVVSAEGGTARQISMGNRNYGAPKWSADGRSMFFAANLAEDWAYDFRNSEIYRMDVNTGVAVALTDRKGPDRSPTVSPNGKMIAYTGFDDKVQTYQISRLYVMNTDGSKKKEVKTGLDRSIQNPSWSSDGKGIYFQYDDKGNTKIAYTSLSGKVEDVTSNVGGTGVARPYGGGSFSVSKEGEIAFTHTTPYHPSELALTERGKGEGKMLSDLNADILPYRELGQVEEIWWKSSFDERDVQGWIVKPPQFDPNKKYPLIVENHGGPIANYGDRFSPEMQLYASAGYVVFYPNPRGSTSYGEEFGNLLYHNYPGNDYDDVMSGVDAMVKTGYIDEDNLFVTGGSAGGIMTAWIIGKNNRFKASAVIKPVMNWISKTLTADNYYGYANSRYPGQPWENPEIYMKFSPISLVGNVETPTMVMVGTSDLRTPLSEAKQLYHALKIRKIETALVEVPGAFHFIANRPSQLITKIDHIVAWFDKYRN
- a CDS encoding histidine kinase gives rise to the protein MKKVFLHNALFRILSPCFSGAMAYVLILLFNNNVEQIFEQFLGIELVLCILLAYGVQEISRAVILLSDRLTFFRKERWRVLFQLALSSLFVLLLVSSIIYYFFLNFSGYSPNMRELLMFNSIYLVLVLMYLSLYTSHHLLYKENSRKLEQEIGLKENLDLDFQKFRQEINPQLLFESFEALIVLMHKEEVKAEDFLDYLASLYRYILAAEKKELVPFREESHALESFFKLFEHLPHRKIKFIQKTDIHSLLIPGTLIHTLEKIIRSSISSDDFQLEIELAETEEGVCLTYQKMEKLNETLEASDLLAINESYQIYSESGIRLTEEEGYKRICFPLLIPVNPSQESSPHESLISPES
- a CDS encoding histidine kinase, producing the protein MRKQLLHILIGISSGLLTFFYLNFGGDFLNGRPELRDLLFVSLLGVIIMQTIYGIRSLLDSYISWQERPGLRLLSGIFLNFISSISLIKIGMGLYASFRPELLPFQETSHPVFIKLIILSFSWVLMGSILYFAFHSYYLYSQGQLNEVKRSRKQIDLQLRALKDQLSPHYLFNNLNTISSLIYKDKNLAEAYIRKLAGSYQYTLETYDKTLVSLQEEMKFVKAYDYMLKTRFQDQIEIAYSIPQAQMESKVPPLSIQMLVENAAKHNQLSKEAPLKIEIGADSKYLWVKNNKTKSPSGIQSFKIGLSNINSRFKLLSAKEIIVENKDDFLVKLPIIA